The Streptomyces nitrosporeus genome includes a window with the following:
- a CDS encoding FAD-binding protein, with protein MSAGAAQDAAWDEEFDFVVVGSGGGGMAAALTAADSGLSTVLVEKGRMYGGTTGISGGGIWIPNNPTLRAEGHDDSRASVRRYLDLLTEDRVPAARLDAYVDQGPAAMELLGKSRWMRFFWVKGYADYHPEYEGGRPLGRSVEALPFDTRKLGEDEKYQRPNSLKGPLGLWITAKDYRNLAMVKRTWRGRWASVVAAWRVSSNMVRRRHMATGGRALVARMRMALKDAGVPVWLRSPMTGLVTDGHGAVTGIVVTREGRTVRIGARRGVLLATGGFDHNQEMREKYLPEGGRDDHSAGAVENTGDGILAGQELGAALDFMDDAWWMPSVHHPSGATIPLVSERCIPPSVIVSSDGRRFTNESSPYVNFVHDQLEGRHTTAWFVMDAKARARYPFAQILPGMPFPKAFYENGTVHRADTLGELARSIGVPAGALTETVERFNGFARTGKDTDFGRGDSAYDRYYGDPNLKNPNLDELDKAPYYAIRIEAGDLGTKGGLVCDEHSRVLREDGSAVAGLYATGNTSASVMANEYAGPGATIGPSIVFGYIAARHAAGGGAS; from the coding sequence GTGAGCGCCGGGGCGGCCCAGGACGCCGCCTGGGACGAGGAGTTCGACTTCGTCGTGGTCGGCAGCGGCGGGGGCGGGATGGCCGCGGCCCTCACCGCCGCCGACAGCGGACTGTCCACCGTCCTCGTCGAGAAGGGCAGGATGTACGGCGGTACCACCGGCATCTCCGGCGGCGGCATCTGGATCCCCAACAACCCCACCCTGCGCGCCGAGGGGCACGACGACAGCCGCGCCTCCGTACGCCGCTACCTCGACCTGCTCACCGAGGACCGCGTCCCCGCCGCCCGCCTCGACGCGTACGTCGACCAGGGCCCCGCCGCGATGGAACTGCTGGGGAAGAGCCGCTGGATGCGGTTCTTCTGGGTCAAGGGCTACGCCGACTACCACCCCGAGTACGAGGGAGGACGGCCGCTCGGCCGCTCGGTCGAGGCGCTGCCCTTCGACACCCGCAAGCTGGGCGAGGACGAGAAGTACCAGCGCCCCAACAGCCTCAAGGGCCCCCTCGGCCTCTGGATCACCGCGAAGGACTACCGCAACCTCGCCATGGTCAAGCGGACCTGGCGCGGGCGCTGGGCCTCCGTCGTCGCCGCCTGGCGCGTCTCGTCCAACATGGTCCGCCGCCGGCACATGGCCACCGGTGGCCGGGCCCTGGTGGCCCGGATGCGGATGGCCCTCAAGGACGCCGGTGTGCCCGTGTGGCTGCGCAGCCCGATGACCGGACTCGTCACCGACGGGCACGGCGCGGTCACCGGGATCGTCGTCACCCGCGAGGGCCGGACCGTACGGATCGGAGCCCGGCGGGGCGTCCTCCTGGCGACCGGCGGGTTCGACCACAACCAGGAGATGCGGGAGAAGTACCTGCCCGAGGGCGGCCGGGACGACCACAGCGCCGGAGCCGTCGAGAACACCGGCGACGGCATCCTCGCCGGCCAGGAGCTCGGCGCGGCACTCGACTTCATGGACGACGCCTGGTGGATGCCCTCCGTGCACCACCCCTCCGGCGCCACGATCCCCCTGGTCTCCGAGCGGTGCATCCCGCCCTCGGTGATCGTCTCCAGCGACGGCAGGCGCTTCACCAACGAGTCGTCCCCGTACGTCAACTTCGTCCACGACCAGCTCGAAGGCAGGCACACCACCGCCTGGTTCGTCATGGACGCCAAGGCCCGCGCCCGCTACCCCTTCGCGCAGATCCTCCCCGGGATGCCCTTCCCGAAGGCGTTCTACGAGAACGGCACCGTGCACCGCGCCGACACCCTCGGCGAACTCGCCCGGAGCATCGGCGTCCCCGCCGGCGCCCTCACCGAGACCGTCGAACGGTTCAACGGCTTCGCCCGCACCGGCAAGGACACCGACTTCGGCCGGGGCGACAGCGCGTACGACCGCTACTACGGCGACCCGAACCTGAAGAACCCCAACCTGGACGAGCTCGACAAGGCCCCCTACTACGCGATCCGCATCGAGGCCGGTGACCTCGGCACCAAGGGCGGCCTGGTCTGCGACGAGCACAGCCGGGTGCTCCGCGAGGACGGCTCCGCCGTCGCCGGGCTCTACGCCACCGGCAACACCTCCGCCTCCGTGATGGCCAACGAGTACGCCGGACCGGGCGCCACCATCGGCCCGTCCATCGTCTTCGGCTACATCGCCGCCCGCCACGCCGCCGGCGGAGGCGCCTCATGA
- a CDS encoding ferredoxin--NADP reductase, whose translation MSPALTVRVVEVVRETADAHSLVLEPEEGDRARFAYRPGQFLTVRVPSDRPGGAARCYSLCSSPGRDEHLKVTVKRTAGGYASNWICDHVTEGDTLEVLRPAGTFTPRSLDGDFLLLAAGSGVTPVMSILTSVLHAGTGRVALLYANRDEKSVIFRDQLAALVREYGERLTVLHWLESLQGRPTEAALRALAAPYTGRDAFVCGPGPFMDLATGALTGLGVPPDRITVERFTSLAGDPFAEPAAGPGPGPDSSGPAATAEVELDGERHTVRWPRDTPLLDALLAAGLDAPYSCREGACSACACVLTEGEVVMERNEVLDAQDLADGLILACQARPAADRLKATYDG comes from the coding sequence ATGAGCCCCGCCCTGACCGTACGCGTCGTCGAGGTCGTCCGGGAGACCGCCGACGCGCACTCGCTCGTCCTGGAGCCCGAGGAGGGCGACCGCGCCCGGTTCGCGTACCGGCCGGGGCAGTTCCTCACCGTACGGGTGCCCTCCGACCGGCCCGGCGGAGCCGCCCGCTGCTACTCGCTGTGCAGCTCCCCGGGGCGCGACGAGCACCTGAAGGTGACCGTCAAGCGCACCGCCGGGGGCTACGCCTCCAACTGGATCTGCGACCACGTCACCGAGGGCGACACCCTCGAAGTCCTGCGGCCCGCCGGTACCTTCACCCCGCGGTCGCTGGACGGCGACTTCCTGCTGCTGGCCGCCGGCAGCGGCGTCACCCCGGTGATGTCCATCCTCACCTCCGTCCTGCACGCGGGGACCGGCCGCGTCGCCCTCCTCTACGCCAACCGCGACGAGAAGTCCGTCATCTTCCGTGACCAACTCGCCGCCTTGGTGAGGGAGTACGGCGAACGGCTCACGGTCCTGCACTGGCTGGAGTCCCTCCAGGGCCGGCCCACCGAAGCCGCCCTGCGGGCCCTCGCCGCCCCGTACACCGGACGGGACGCCTTCGTCTGCGGGCCCGGCCCCTTCATGGACCTGGCCACCGGCGCGCTCACCGGGCTGGGCGTGCCCCCGGACCGGATCACCGTGGAACGCTTCACCTCGCTGGCCGGCGACCCCTTCGCGGAACCCGCCGCCGGCCCGGGGCCCGGTCCGGACTCCTCCGGACCCGCCGCCACCGCCGAGGTGGAGCTGGACGGCGAGCGCCACACCGTCCGGTGGCCGCGGGACACGCCCCTGCTCGACGCACTGCTCGCGGCCGGTCTGGACGCCCCGTACTCCTGCCGGGAGGGCGCGTGCAGCGCCTGCGCCTGTGTCCTCACCGAGGGGGAGGTGGTCATGGAGCGCAACGAGGTCCTCGACGCCCAGGACCTCGCCGACGGCCTGATCCTCGCCTGCCAGGCACGCCCGGCCGCCGACCGCCTCAAGGCCACCTACGACGGCTGA
- a CDS encoding acetaldehyde dehydrogenase (acetylating) encodes MTKATAAIVGSGNIGTDLMYKLLRSKAIEPRWMIGIDEQSPGLKRAADHGLHTSADGVDALLAGDERPDLVFEATSAYVHRANAPRYAALGIQAIDLTPAAIGPAVVPAVNLGEHLDAPNVSLITCGGQATIPIVHAVSAVTEVPYAEIVASVASPSAGPGTRANIDEFTLTTGRGIETIGGAAKGKAIIILNPAEPPMLMQDTVFCAVPADVDRDAVTASIHATVARVASYVPGYRLRTEPQFDGPTAVSGGLARVAVFIEVEGAGDFLPPYSGNLDIMTAAATEVGEGFARRITARRQAA; translated from the coding sequence GTGACCAAGGCGACCGCCGCGATCGTCGGATCCGGCAACATCGGCACCGACCTGATGTACAAGCTCCTGCGCTCAAAGGCCATCGAGCCGCGCTGGATGATCGGCATCGACGAGCAGAGCCCCGGCCTGAAGCGTGCCGCCGACCACGGCCTGCACACGAGCGCCGACGGTGTGGACGCGCTGCTGGCCGGTGACGAACGTCCGGACCTGGTCTTCGAGGCCACCTCCGCCTACGTCCACCGGGCCAACGCCCCCAGGTACGCCGCACTCGGCATCCAGGCCATCGACCTGACCCCCGCCGCGATCGGCCCGGCGGTCGTGCCCGCCGTCAACCTCGGCGAGCACCTCGACGCGCCGAACGTCTCCCTCATCACCTGCGGGGGACAGGCCACCATCCCGATCGTGCACGCCGTCTCCGCCGTCACGGAGGTGCCCTACGCGGAGATCGTCGCCAGCGTCGCCTCCCCGTCGGCGGGGCCCGGGACCCGCGCCAACATCGACGAGTTCACCCTCACCACCGGCCGGGGCATCGAGACGATCGGCGGTGCCGCCAAGGGCAAGGCCATCATCATCCTCAACCCGGCCGAACCGCCGATGCTGATGCAGGACACCGTCTTCTGCGCCGTCCCCGCCGACGTCGACCGGGACGCGGTCACCGCCTCGATCCACGCGACCGTCGCCCGCGTCGCCTCCTACGTCCCCGGCTACCGGCTGCGTACGGAACCGCAGTTCGACGGCCCGACCGCGGTCAGCGGCGGGCTCGCCCGGGTCGCCGTCTTCATCGAGGTGGAGGGTGCGGGCGACTTCCTGCCGCCCTACTCCGGAAACCTCGACATCATGACGGCCGCCGCCACCGAGGTCGGCGAGGGCTTCGCCCGGCGGATCACCGCCCGCCGCCAGGCCGCCTGA
- a CDS encoding alpha/beta fold hydrolase: protein MTELSHDSTLRELATAQGVLRYHEAGDGPPLLLLHGSGPGVTGWRNYRHNLSTFAEHFRCLVLEFPGFGVSDPADGHPMATAAGAVTRFLDGLGLDRVDVIGNSMGGIVGTQFALAHPGRVRRLVTIGGIGRNVFTPGPGEGIKLLTEFTDAPSREGLVRWLHSMVYDPALVTEELVEERWAQATDPATLASARMMYGSEAFAARTAAAAASDQAPYWAMLHRLRAKTLLTWGRDDRVSPVDMAMLPMRTIPDAELHVFPDCGHWVMIEQKAAWESAVLAFLTREDAALTRQDAA from the coding sequence ATGACGGAGCTGAGCCACGACTCCACACTGCGTGAACTCGCCACCGCACAAGGCGTGCTGCGCTACCACGAGGCCGGGGACGGCCCGCCCCTGCTGCTGTTGCACGGTTCCGGCCCCGGGGTCACCGGGTGGCGCAACTACCGGCACAACCTGAGCACCTTCGCCGAGCACTTCCGCTGCCTCGTCCTGGAGTTCCCCGGCTTCGGGGTCAGCGACCCGGCCGACGGCCACCCCATGGCGACCGCCGCCGGCGCGGTGACCCGGTTCCTGGACGGGCTCGGGCTCGACCGGGTCGACGTCATCGGCAACTCGATGGGCGGCATCGTCGGCACCCAGTTCGCGCTCGCCCACCCCGGCCGGGTGCGCCGCCTCGTCACGATCGGCGGGATCGGCCGCAACGTGTTCACCCCCGGCCCGGGCGAAGGCATCAAGCTGCTCACCGAGTTCACCGACGCCCCGTCCCGCGAAGGACTGGTGCGCTGGCTGCACTCCATGGTGTACGACCCGGCGCTGGTGACCGAGGAACTCGTCGAGGAACGCTGGGCCCAGGCCACCGACCCCGCCACCCTCGCCTCCGCCCGCATGATGTACGGCAGCGAGGCGTTCGCGGCGCGCACGGCGGCCGCCGCCGCGTCCGACCAGGCACCGTACTGGGCGATGCTGCACCGGCTGCGCGCGAAGACCCTGCTCACCTGGGGGCGTGACGACCGGGTCAGCCCCGTCGACATGGCGATGCTGCCGATGCGCACCATTCCCGACGCCGAACTGCACGTGTTCCCCGACTGCGGGCACTGGGTGATGATCGAGCAGAAGGCCGCCTGGGAGAGCGCGGTCCTCGCCTTCCTCACCCGCGAGGACGCGGCCCTCACCCGTCAGGACGCCGCGTGA